Proteins from a genomic interval of Streptomyces sp. NBC_00820:
- the rhaI gene encoding L-rhamnose isomerase, translated as MTAGTSKDAAGAKSLSRDAVKAALSTQSVETPSWAYANSGTRFKVFAQPGVPRTPFEKLDDAAQVHAHTGVAPTVALHIPWDRVDDYGALAAHARERGLRIGTINSNVFQDDDYKLGSVTNPDPAVRRKAVRHLLDCVDIMEATGSRDLKLWFSDGTNYPGQDDLRDRQDRLAEALRTVYDRLGDGHRMLLEYKLFEPAFYATDVPDWGTAYAHCLKLGPKAQVVVDTGHHAPGTNIEFIVATLLREGKLGGFDFNSRFYADDDLMAGAADPFQLFRIMYEVVRGGGFTPDVAFMLDQCHNIEAKIPAIIRSVMNVQEATAKALLVDAEALGDAQRGGDVLAANGVLMDAFSTDVRPLLAEVREEAGLDADPMAAYRRSGWMERIVKERAGGEQAGWGA; from the coding sequence ATGACCGCCGGAACCAGTAAGGACGCCGCCGGGGCGAAATCCCTGTCACGGGACGCCGTGAAAGCGGCGCTGAGCACCCAGTCCGTCGAGACCCCGTCCTGGGCGTACGCCAACTCCGGTACGCGCTTCAAGGTGTTCGCGCAGCCCGGTGTCCCCCGTACCCCCTTCGAGAAGCTGGACGACGCCGCCCAGGTGCACGCACACACCGGGGTGGCGCCGACCGTCGCCCTGCACATCCCGTGGGACCGCGTCGACGACTACGGGGCGCTGGCCGCCCACGCGCGCGAGCGCGGCCTGCGGATCGGCACGATCAACTCCAACGTGTTCCAGGACGACGACTACAAGCTGGGCTCGGTCACCAACCCGGACCCGGCGGTGCGCCGCAAGGCCGTACGGCATCTCCTCGACTGCGTCGACATCATGGAGGCGACCGGGTCCAGGGACTTGAAGCTCTGGTTCTCCGACGGCACCAACTACCCCGGCCAGGACGACCTGCGCGACCGTCAGGACCGGCTCGCCGAAGCGCTGCGCACGGTCTACGACCGCCTGGGCGACGGCCATCGGATGCTGCTGGAGTACAAGCTCTTCGAGCCCGCCTTCTACGCGACCGACGTGCCCGACTGGGGCACGGCCTACGCCCACTGCCTCAAACTCGGCCCCAAGGCGCAGGTGGTGGTGGACACCGGCCACCACGCGCCCGGCACCAACATCGAGTTCATCGTCGCGACGCTGCTGCGCGAGGGAAAGCTCGGCGGCTTCGACTTCAACTCCCGCTTCTACGCGGACGACGACCTGATGGCCGGCGCCGCCGACCCCTTCCAGCTGTTCCGCATCATGTACGAGGTGGTGCGCGGCGGCGGGTTCACCCCGGACGTGGCGTTCATGCTCGACCAGTGCCACAACATCGAGGCGAAGATCCCCGCGATCATCCGCTCGGTGATGAACGTCCAGGAGGCCACCGCAAAGGCGCTCCTGGTCGACGCCGAGGCCCTGGGCGACGCCCAGCGCGGCGGGGACGTACTGGCGGCCAACGGCGTCCTGATGGACGCGTTCAGCACGGACGTACGACCGCTGCTCGCCGAGGTGCGCGAGGAGGCGGGGCTCGACGCCGATCCGATGGCGGCGTACCGGCGTTCGGGCTGGATGGAGCGGATCGTCAAGGAGCGGGCCGGCGGCGAGCAGGCGGGGTGGGGCGCGTGA
- a CDS encoding alpha-L-rhamnosidase codes for MISRRQLLGTTASTALVTAVGTGAATGAAAAPAAPHARSLPLRVSRPTVEYVSHPLGLDAPRPRLSWPLAPQGEVQAQSAYQVRVATAPGRLDRPDVWDSGKVVSGDSVLVPYAGPELRARTRYHWQVRVWDSAGRAGEWSEPSWWETGLPAGSDWAARWISAPAALVGAPSLEGASWIWFPEGDPASSAPAATRWFRGRVEVPAGVTRARLVMTADDGFTAYANGELLAHVEPDGPADNWRRPVVVESRLEPGTTVIAVAATNATQGPAGLLGLVELTTPDGVRTVATDGSWKAVDKEPSGEWSSAGYDDGSWASAKVLAPWGGGPWGKVVAAYSPAAQLRHGFRIPAGKKVARARLYSSALGLYEARLNGALVSEDRLAPGWTDYRKRVQYQTYDVTQWLTPGANALAVTLAAGWYAGNIAWFGPHQYGDRPAFIGQLEVTYTDGSTDRVLSGTDWRAATGPVTSADMMSGEDYDARRETAGWTGAGFDDSAWTPVEELRKAAPPLVAQVDAPVRVERDIAAKKVTEPRPGVFVFDLGQNMVGVVRLRVRGTAGTSVRLRHAEVLNPDGTIYTANLRTARATDTYTLKGGGTETFEPRFTSHGFRYVEVTGYPGTPALDAVTGRVIHTSAPFTMDFKTDVPMLNQLYNNITWGQRGNFVSVPTDTPARDERLGWTGDISVFSPTATYTMESARFLTKWLDDLRDGQGADGAFPNVAPFMDTGAGVAGWGDAGVTVPWAVYRTYGDVRVLERAWASMVKWLDYLKAHSTGFLRPDEGFGDWLNVQDETPKEVIGTAYFANSASLVAQAAEALGKDPAPHRALFESVRNAFRGAYVTAGGRVKGDTQTAYVLALSMDLLAEADRAPAADRLVELIEARDWHLSTGFLGTPRLLPVLTETGHTDVAYRLLTQRTYPSWGYQIDRGATTMWERWDSIRPDGTFQDAGMNSFNHYAYGSVGEWMYAHIAGIAPAAPGFRKILVRPRPGGGVTEAHGRFDSVYGRISTDWKADADGFRLTVTVPPNSTAEVWIPDGSRPAHVAGDTAVFLRRDDGCAVFAAGSGTHRFSS; via the coding sequence GTGATCAGCAGAAGACAGCTGCTAGGCACCACCGCCAGTACCGCCCTCGTGACCGCCGTGGGCACCGGGGCCGCGACCGGCGCCGCCGCCGCACCGGCGGCCCCGCACGCCAGGAGCCTGCCCCTACGGGTCTCCCGGCCGACCGTGGAGTACGTGAGCCACCCTCTGGGACTCGACGCGCCCCGCCCCAGGCTGAGTTGGCCGCTGGCACCTCAGGGGGAGGTCCAGGCGCAGAGCGCCTATCAGGTCCGGGTGGCCACCGCGCCCGGCCGCCTGGACCGTCCGGACGTGTGGGACAGCGGCAAGGTCGTGTCCGGGGATTCGGTTCTGGTCCCTTACGCGGGGCCGGAGTTGAGGGCGCGGACGCGCTACCACTGGCAGGTCCGGGTCTGGGACTCCGCGGGCCGCGCCGGCGAGTGGAGCGAGCCCTCCTGGTGGGAGACGGGCCTGCCCGCGGGCTCCGACTGGGCGGCGCGGTGGATCTCCGCCCCCGCCGCTCTGGTCGGGGCGCCCTCGCTGGAGGGCGCGTCCTGGATCTGGTTCCCCGAGGGAGATCCCGCGAGCAGCGCACCCGCGGCGACCCGCTGGTTCCGCGGCCGCGTCGAGGTTCCGGCGGGGGTGACCAGGGCCCGCCTGGTGATGACCGCCGACGACGGGTTCACCGCCTACGCGAACGGCGAGTTGCTCGCCCACGTCGAACCGGACGGCCCGGCGGACAACTGGCGGCGCCCCGTCGTGGTGGAGTCCCGTCTGGAGCCGGGGACCACGGTGATCGCCGTCGCGGCGACCAACGCGACGCAGGGCCCGGCGGGTCTCCTCGGCCTGGTCGAACTGACCACCCCGGACGGCGTGCGCACCGTCGCGACCGACGGTTCCTGGAAGGCCGTCGACAAGGAGCCCTCGGGCGAGTGGAGTTCGGCCGGCTACGACGACGGCTCGTGGGCGTCGGCCAAGGTGCTCGCCCCGTGGGGCGGGGGCCCCTGGGGCAAGGTGGTGGCCGCCTACTCCCCCGCCGCGCAGTTGCGCCACGGATTCCGGATCCCGGCGGGGAAGAAGGTCGCCCGCGCACGCCTTTACTCGTCGGCGCTCGGCCTCTACGAGGCCCGTCTCAACGGCGCACTGGTGAGCGAGGACCGGCTCGCGCCGGGCTGGACCGACTACCGCAAGCGGGTCCAGTACCAGACGTACGACGTGACGCAGTGGCTCACGCCGGGCGCGAACGCGCTCGCGGTGACCCTCGCGGCAGGCTGGTACGCGGGCAACATCGCCTGGTTCGGGCCGCATCAGTACGGTGACCGACCGGCTTTCATCGGCCAGTTGGAGGTGACGTACACCGACGGCTCGACGGACCGCGTGCTGTCCGGCACCGACTGGCGTGCGGCGACCGGACCGGTCACGAGCGCCGACATGATGTCGGGCGAGGACTACGACGCCCGCCGCGAGACGGCGGGCTGGACCGGGGCCGGCTTCGACGACTCCGCCTGGACGCCCGTCGAGGAGCTCCGGAAGGCGGCGCCCCCGCTGGTCGCCCAGGTCGACGCGCCCGTCCGCGTGGAACGGGACATCGCCGCCAAGAAGGTGACCGAACCCCGGCCCGGCGTCTTCGTCTTCGACCTGGGCCAGAACATGGTGGGCGTGGTCCGCCTGCGCGTCCGGGGTACGGCGGGCACCTCCGTACGGCTGCGGCACGCGGAGGTGCTGAACCCCGACGGGACGATCTACACCGCCAACCTGCGGACCGCGCGCGCCACGGACACGTACACCCTCAAGGGAGGCGGCACCGAGACCTTCGAGCCGCGTTTCACCTCCCACGGGTTCCGCTACGTCGAGGTCACCGGCTACCCGGGCACGCCTGCGCTCGACGCGGTCACCGGGCGCGTGATCCACACGTCCGCCCCGTTCACGATGGACTTCAAGACCGACGTACCCATGCTCAACCAGCTCTACAACAACATCACTTGGGGACAGCGCGGCAACTTCGTCTCGGTGCCCACGGACACCCCGGCACGCGACGAACGGCTCGGCTGGACCGGTGACATCAGTGTCTTCTCGCCGACGGCCACCTACACCATGGAGTCGGCCCGCTTCCTCACCAAGTGGCTGGACGACCTGCGCGACGGGCAGGGGGCGGACGGCGCCTTCCCCAACGTGGCGCCGTTCATGGACACCGGCGCGGGGGTTGCGGGCTGGGGCGATGCCGGGGTGACCGTGCCGTGGGCGGTGTACCGGACGTACGGGGACGTACGGGTCCTGGAGCGGGCCTGGGCGTCGATGGTGAAGTGGCTCGACTACCTGAAGGCGCACAGCACCGGGTTCCTGCGGCCCGACGAGGGCTTCGGGGACTGGCTGAACGTCCAGGACGAGACCCCGAAGGAGGTCATCGGCACCGCGTACTTCGCGAACAGCGCCTCGCTGGTCGCGCAGGCGGCCGAGGCCCTGGGCAAGGATCCGGCGCCGCACCGGGCCCTCTTCGAGAGCGTCCGGAACGCCTTCCGGGGCGCCTACGTCACCGCCGGCGGACGCGTGAAGGGCGACACCCAGACGGCGTACGTCCTGGCCCTGTCCATGGATCTGCTCGCCGAGGCCGACCGCGCCCCCGCCGCCGACCGCCTGGTGGAACTGATCGAGGCCAGGGACTGGCATCTGTCGACCGGATTCCTCGGCACCCCGCGACTGCTGCCCGTGCTCACCGAGACCGGGCACACCGACGTCGCCTACCGGCTGCTGACCCAGCGCACGTACCCCAGTTGGGGCTACCAGATCGACCGGGGCGCCACCACGATGTGGGAGCGCTGGGACTCCATCAGGCCGGACGGCACCTTCCAGGACGCCGGCATGAACTCCTTCAACCACTACGCGTACGGCTCGGTCGGCGAGTGGATGTACGCCCACATCGCCGGAATCGCCCCTGCCGCGCCCGGCTTCCGGAAGATTCTCGTCCGGCCCCGTCCCGGCGGCGGAGTGACCGAGGCCCACGGCCGCTTCGACTCGGTGTACGGCCGTATCTCCACGGACTGGAAGGCGGACGCCGACGGCTTCCGCCTCACCGTGACCGTACCCCCCAACAGCACGGCCGAGGTGTGGATACCCGACGGCAGCCGGCCGGCCCACGTCGCCGGTGACACCGCCGTGTTCCTGCGCAGGGACGACGGCTGTGCCGTCTTCGCCGCGGGCTCGGGGACCCACCGCTTCTCCAGCTGA
- a CDS encoding sugar ABC transporter ATP-binding protein, with protein sequence MPEPPVLAVQGLSKSFGAVRALHDVSLELHAGQAHALAGENGAGKSTLIKTLAGVHRPDTGGLLLHGEPVDFHGPADARDAGVAVIYQEPALFPDLSVAENIFMGRQPRRSLRRVDHKAANAAARDLFTRLAVDLDPEQPARGLSIADQQLVDIAKALSFDARVLIMDEPTAALTGSEAARLFGVVRTLREQGCAILFVSHRLEEIFALCGHVTTLRDGRLIASEPVDGLTEDDLVRRMVGRDLDDLYPKRPAEIGEVALSVRRLTREGVFTDVSFDVRRGEIVGLAGLVGAGRSEVARAVFGVDRWDAGSVEVCGRPLKGGAPSAAMAAGLVLVPEDRRAQGLVTGMSIERNIGLTGLRTTARAGLMDRRAERSRALDWAVRLQVKYARIADAVGTLSGGNQQKVVLAKWLATGPEVLIVDEPTRGIDIGTKAEVHRLLSGLAADGVAVLMISSDLPEILGMADRVLVMHEGRLTAEIPRTDATEESVLAAATGRAA encoded by the coding sequence ATGCCAGAGCCCCCCGTCCTGGCCGTGCAGGGCCTGAGCAAGTCCTTCGGTGCCGTGCGCGCACTCCACGACGTCTCCCTGGAGCTGCACGCCGGTCAGGCCCACGCCCTCGCGGGCGAGAACGGTGCCGGAAAGTCCACCCTCATCAAGACCCTCGCAGGGGTCCACCGCCCCGACACCGGTGGCCTGTTGCTCCACGGCGAGCCGGTCGACTTCCACGGCCCGGCCGACGCCCGCGACGCCGGAGTGGCCGTCATCTACCAGGAGCCGGCACTCTTCCCCGACCTGTCCGTCGCCGAGAACATCTTCATGGGCCGCCAGCCCCGCCGCTCCTTGCGGCGCGTCGACCACAAGGCCGCGAACGCCGCCGCCAGGGACCTGTTCACCCGCCTCGCCGTGGACCTCGACCCCGAACAGCCCGCGCGCGGCCTGTCCATCGCCGACCAGCAGCTCGTCGACATAGCCAAGGCGCTCTCCTTCGACGCCCGCGTCCTCATCATGGACGAGCCCACCGCCGCCCTCACCGGCAGCGAAGCGGCCCGTCTCTTCGGCGTCGTGCGCACACTGCGCGAGCAGGGCTGCGCGATCCTGTTCGTCTCGCACCGCCTGGAGGAGATCTTCGCGCTCTGCGGACACGTCACGACCCTGCGCGACGGCAGGCTGATCGCGAGCGAACCCGTCGACGGACTCACCGAGGACGATCTCGTGCGCCGCATGGTGGGCAGGGACCTCGACGACCTGTACCCGAAGCGGCCGGCCGAGATCGGCGAAGTCGCGCTCAGCGTACGGCGGTTGACGCGCGAGGGCGTCTTCACCGATGTTTCCTTCGACGTGCGGCGCGGCGAGATCGTGGGCCTCGCGGGCCTCGTCGGCGCCGGCCGCAGCGAGGTCGCGCGGGCCGTGTTCGGCGTCGACCGGTGGGACGCCGGATCGGTCGAGGTCTGCGGCAGACCCCTGAAGGGCGGCGCCCCGAGCGCCGCCATGGCCGCCGGACTCGTCCTCGTGCCCGAGGACCGGCGCGCCCAGGGCCTCGTCACGGGCATGTCCATCGAACGCAACATCGGCCTCACCGGGCTCCGTACGACCGCGCGGGCCGGACTGATGGACCGCCGCGCCGAACGAAGCCGCGCCCTCGACTGGGCGGTCCGGCTCCAGGTCAAGTACGCCCGCATCGCCGATGCCGTGGGCACCCTGTCCGGCGGCAACCAGCAGAAGGTCGTCCTCGCCAAATGGCTCGCCACCGGGCCCGAGGTGCTGATCGTCGACGAACCCACCCGCGGCATCGACATCGGCACCAAGGCCGAGGTGCACCGGCTGCTCTCCGGACTCGCCGCCGACGGCGTCGCCGTCCTGATGATCTCCTCCGACCTGCCGGAGATCCTCGGCATGGCCGACCGCGTCCTCGTCATGCACGAAGGGCGGCTCACCGCCGAGATCCCGCGCACGGACGCCACCGAGGAGTCCGTGCTGGCGGCGGCCACCGGGAGGGCGGCATGA
- a CDS encoding ABC transporter permease: MTVTEHTSAPAAVPRKSGAARLVDRVLALRELAILLVLLVMLATAQAGNREFLSAQGVKDLLLNATILVLVAAGQALVVITRNVDLSVGSVLGLSAFAAGDHLQGGGGPTAAVLLAIALGVGCGLLNGALVSLGQVPALVVTLGSLYVIRGIDSIWVGSRQITASDLPGGFVDFGSGGIGAVPYLALIALAVLVATASYLRHYSGGRELYALGSNPEAARLAGIPVRRRVLAAYTACGALTGLAGALYLARFGNVDSSTGSGYELTVVSAVVVGGVAFTGGSGSLYGAALGALLLTSVNGVLPALGVSSVWVLAVNGVLLVLAIAVDQIVALRVARSLKKRSASNRRDARHG; encoded by the coding sequence ATGACGGTCACCGAGCACACCTCCGCCCCCGCCGCCGTCCCGCGAAAGTCCGGCGCGGCCCGGCTCGTCGACCGCGTCCTCGCGCTCCGCGAACTCGCCATCCTCCTGGTCCTTCTCGTGATGCTCGCGACCGCCCAGGCGGGGAACCGGGAGTTCCTGTCCGCACAGGGCGTCAAGGACCTCCTGCTCAACGCCACGATCCTGGTCCTCGTCGCCGCGGGCCAGGCACTCGTGGTCATCACCCGCAACGTGGACCTGTCCGTCGGCTCCGTGCTCGGGCTCAGCGCCTTCGCGGCCGGCGACCACCTCCAAGGGGGCGGCGGCCCCACGGCCGCGGTCCTGCTCGCGATCGCCCTCGGCGTCGGCTGCGGCCTGCTGAACGGTGCCCTCGTCAGCCTCGGCCAGGTCCCGGCCCTCGTCGTCACCCTCGGCAGCCTCTACGTCATCCGGGGCATCGACTCCATCTGGGTCGGCTCCCGCCAGATCACCGCGTCCGACCTGCCCGGCGGCTTCGTCGACTTCGGCTCCGGCGGCATCGGCGCCGTCCCCTACCTCGCCCTGATCGCCCTCGCCGTGCTCGTCGCCACCGCCTCCTACCTGCGCCATTACAGCGGCGGCCGTGAACTGTACGCCCTCGGCTCCAACCCGGAGGCGGCACGCCTCGCCGGCATCCCCGTACGCCGCCGCGTCCTCGCCGCCTACACCGCCTGCGGCGCCCTCACCGGACTCGCCGGCGCCCTCTACCTGGCCCGCTTCGGCAACGTCGACAGCTCCACCGGCAGCGGCTACGAACTCACCGTCGTCAGCGCCGTGGTCGTCGGCGGCGTCGCCTTCACCGGCGGGTCCGGCAGCCTCTACGGCGCGGCCCTCGGCGCGCTGCTCCTCACCTCCGTCAACGGCGTGCTTCCCGCCCTAGGCGTCAGCTCCGTGTGGGTCCTGGCCGTCAACGGCGTCCTGCTGGTCCTCGCCATCGCCGTCGACCAGATCGTCGCCCTGCGCGTCGCCCGCTCCCTGAAGAAGAGGTCCGCGTCGAACCGGAGGGACGCCCGCCATGGCTGA
- a CDS encoding ABC transporter permease, with protein sequence MADTSNRRNPAVAGTPPPLLRAVRWDTVVGALLLVLLLLSFSFVDGFGNALNLSFLIGNTLPTALIALPMTLLVVSGEIDLSVASTAGLSGAVMGALWNAGMAIETIIPLCLLLGAVCGLVNGLLVTRLGLPSLAVTIGTMAAYRGIAQIVLGSDAVTDFPAQYLDFAAGRIGDTFVPYALPPFLALLAIAVVALHATPFGRSLFAIGAGEEAARFAGIRVKRQKLWLFTATGLMASATGIFWALHYASARYDNATGLELSVVAAVLLGGIDFDGGRGTLGGAVAGVFLLGALQNVMSLLDVSAQSQIVVTGVLLVVSVLGPRLARRTAVARAGRRAAATVLPRAS encoded by the coding sequence ATGGCTGACACGTCGAACCGGAGGAACCCCGCCGTGGCCGGCACACCCCCGCCCCTGCTGCGCGCCGTCCGCTGGGACACGGTCGTCGGCGCCCTCCTGCTCGTCCTGCTCCTGCTGTCCTTCTCCTTCGTGGACGGCTTCGGCAACGCCCTCAACCTGTCGTTCCTGATCGGCAACACCCTGCCCACCGCGCTGATCGCCCTGCCCATGACGCTGCTCGTGGTGTCCGGCGAGATCGACCTCTCGGTCGCCTCCACCGCGGGACTGTCCGGCGCGGTGATGGGCGCCCTGTGGAACGCCGGGATGGCCATCGAGACGATCATCCCGCTCTGCCTCCTGCTGGGAGCTGTCTGCGGACTGGTCAACGGGCTCCTGGTGACCCGCCTCGGCCTGCCGTCCCTGGCCGTCACCATCGGCACCATGGCCGCCTACCGGGGCATCGCCCAGATCGTCCTCGGCTCCGACGCGGTCACCGACTTCCCCGCCCAGTACCTCGACTTCGCCGCGGGCCGCATCGGCGACACCTTCGTCCCGTACGCCCTGCCGCCCTTCCTCGCCCTCCTCGCGATCGCCGTCGTCGCCCTGCACGCCACTCCCTTCGGCCGGTCCCTCTTCGCCATCGGCGCAGGCGAGGAGGCCGCGCGGTTCGCCGGCATACGCGTGAAACGGCAGAAGCTGTGGCTGTTCACCGCCACCGGCCTCATGGCATCGGCCACCGGGATCTTCTGGGCCCTGCACTACGCCAGCGCCCGCTACGACAACGCCACCGGGCTCGAACTCTCCGTCGTCGCCGCCGTGCTGCTCGGCGGCATCGACTTCGACGGCGGCCGAGGCACCCTGGGCGGCGCCGTCGCCGGGGTCTTCCTGCTCGGCGCCCTGCAGAACGTGATGAGCCTGCTCGACGTCTCCGCACAGTCGCAGATCGTCGTCACCGGCGTCCTCCTCGTCGTATCCGTGCTGGGGCCGCGCCTCGCACGTCGTACCGCCGTCGCCCGGGCCGGCCGCAGAGCCGCCGCCACCGTCCTCCCGCGCGCCTCCTGA
- the rhaS gene encoding rhamnose ABC transporter substrate-binding protein, translating into MSTPRIRQVCAALAAVISLTLTATACGGTTKNSAKDDDGGAKAAHGKADPNAPVKKGLTVAFLPKQVNNPYFTVADKGGEQALKELGSSFKETGTNSATDTSGQVSYVNTLTQQQVDGIAVSAQDPGALCTALKQAMKNGIKVVTYDSDTDAGCRDVFVSQASAEALGRSEVQLLGKQLGYKGEIAILSAAQTATNQNTWIGFMRDELAKPKYKNMKLVKTAYGNDDAQQSFQQTQGLLQEYPKLAGIISPTTVGIKAAAQYLSGSKYKGKVRLTGLGTPNDMRQYVKNGTVDAFELWDPAKLGALAAHAAVALSSGQITGQRGETFKAGDLGSFTIGDKGVIDLGEPTVFDKDTIDRYKF; encoded by the coding sequence ATGTCCACTCCCCGAATCCGCCAGGTGTGTGCGGCACTCGCCGCCGTCATCTCGCTCACCCTCACCGCCACCGCCTGCGGGGGCACCACCAAGAACTCCGCCAAGGACGACGACGGCGGCGCGAAGGCCGCGCACGGCAAGGCCGATCCGAACGCCCCCGTCAAGAAGGGCCTCACCGTCGCCTTCCTGCCCAAGCAGGTCAACAACCCCTATTTCACGGTCGCCGACAAGGGCGGCGAACAGGCCCTCAAGGAGCTGGGCTCCTCCTTCAAGGAGACCGGCACCAACAGCGCCACCGACACCTCCGGCCAGGTCTCCTACGTCAACACCCTCACCCAGCAGCAGGTCGACGGCATCGCCGTCTCCGCCCAGGACCCCGGCGCCCTGTGCACCGCCCTCAAGCAGGCCATGAAGAACGGCATCAAGGTCGTCACCTACGACTCCGACACCGACGCCGGCTGCCGCGACGTCTTCGTCTCCCAGGCGAGCGCCGAAGCCCTCGGCCGCTCCGAGGTCCAACTCCTCGGCAAGCAGCTCGGATACAAGGGAGAGATCGCGATCCTCTCCGCCGCGCAGACCGCCACCAACCAGAACACCTGGATCGGGTTCATGCGGGACGAACTCGCGAAGCCCAAGTACAAGAACATGAAGCTGGTCAAGACCGCCTACGGCAACGACGACGCCCAGCAGTCCTTCCAGCAGACCCAGGGCCTCCTCCAGGAGTACCCGAAGCTGGCCGGGATCATCTCCCCGACCACCGTCGGCATCAAGGCCGCCGCCCAGTACCTGTCCGGCTCCAAGTACAAGGGCAAGGTGAGGCTGACCGGCCTCGGCACCCCCAACGACATGCGCCAGTACGTCAAGAACGGCACCGTCGACGCCTTCGAACTCTGGGACCCCGCCAAGCTCGGCGCCCTCGCCGCGCACGCCGCCGTCGCCCTCTCCTCCGGACAGATCACCGGTCAGCGGGGCGAGACGTTCAAGGCCGGCGACCTCGGCAGCTTCACCATCGGCGACAAGGGTGTCATCGACCTCGGCGAGCCCACCGTCTTCGACAAGGACACCATCGACCGGTACAAGTTCTGA
- a CDS encoding LacI family DNA-binding transcriptional regulator, whose translation MAGRVGIKDVARHAGVSVGTVSNVINRPGSVTEETRLRVQAVIDRLGYVRSESARQLRAGRSRIISLLVLDMGNPFFVDVARGAERAAREAGIGVMVCNSDQSPAEEADYLSLFAEHRVRGVLLTPADATGRNIDAFRRHRIPFVLVDRVAEGTTECSVSVDDVTGGVLAVRHLVDTGHRSIAYVSGPPQLQQVKDRREGALLALSQAGLPPRALRELPTDRLDVAAGRDAGARLLGLADRPTAVFCANDLLALGVLQALYAAGVKVPQDMAIVGYDDIEFAAASAVPLTSVRQPAVTMGALATELLLEETEADTAADHTHRRVVLQPELVVRGSSLMPR comes from the coding sequence ATGGCAGGCAGAGTCGGCATCAAGGACGTGGCCCGGCACGCGGGGGTCTCCGTAGGCACCGTCTCGAACGTCATCAACCGCCCCGGGTCGGTCACCGAGGAGACCCGGCTGCGGGTCCAGGCGGTGATCGACCGGCTCGGCTACGTACGCAGCGAGAGCGCCCGCCAACTGCGGGCCGGGCGCAGCCGTATCATCTCGCTGCTCGTCCTCGACATGGGCAACCCCTTCTTTGTGGACGTCGCGCGCGGCGCCGAACGCGCCGCGCGCGAGGCGGGAATCGGCGTGATGGTCTGCAACAGCGACCAGAGCCCCGCCGAAGAGGCCGACTACCTCTCCCTCTTCGCCGAACACCGCGTCCGCGGGGTGCTGCTCACCCCGGCCGACGCCACCGGCCGCAACATCGACGCCTTCCGCCGCCACCGCATCCCCTTCGTCCTGGTCGACCGGGTCGCCGAGGGCACCACCGAGTGCTCGGTCTCCGTGGACGACGTGACCGGCGGCGTCCTCGCCGTGCGCCACCTCGTCGACACCGGCCACCGCTCGATCGCCTACGTCAGCGGCCCGCCCCAGCTCCAACAGGTCAAGGACCGCCGGGAAGGCGCCCTCCTCGCCCTGTCGCAGGCCGGGCTCCCGCCCCGAGCGCTGCGCGAACTCCCCACCGACCGCCTCGACGTGGCCGCCGGCCGCGACGCGGGCGCCCGCCTCCTCGGCCTCGCCGACCGCCCCACCGCGGTGTTCTGCGCCAACGACCTGCTGGCCCTCGGCGTCCTGCAGGCCCTCTACGCCGCCGGCGTCAAGGTCCCCCAGGACATGGCGATCGTCGGCTACGACGACATCGAGTTCGCCGCCGCCTCGGCCGTCCCGCTCACCTCGGTACGCCAGCCCGCCGTCACCATGGGCGCGCTCGCCACCGAACTCCTCCTGGAGGAGACCGAGGCCGACACCGCCGCAGACCACACGCACCGCCGCGTGGTCCTCCAGCCCGAACTCGTCGTACGTGGCTCCAGTTTGATGCCGCGCTGA